Sequence from the Acidobacteriota bacterium genome:
ACCGTCACGCGATTGATATACGCCGCCGTCGCTTCGGCAGCTTCGCCGGCGTGGTAATTGGCGTAGCGTTCGAGCATGCCTGAAAAGCGGAAGGCGAACCGTTTGCCCGACAGGCCCCATTCCGCCGTGCCGCGCCGCCCCTCTTCGTTGGAAGAATAAAAGGCATTGAACCCCGCGCTCACACGCAGCTTGTCTTTGCTGGGTTGCGGCTGATTCGTGATGAAATTGATCGTGCCCGACAAGGCGTCCGTGCCGTACAGCACCGAACCGGAACCGCTGATGACTTCGACGCTTTGTAAATTGGATGGGTCAGTCAGGCCAATTTCCACGCCCGCGCGGTCGGTGGCGACGCGCGAGGTGTTGAGGCGCTCGCCGTCCACCATAATCAGGATGCGCGATGAATCCAGCCCGCGCAGCCGGGGCCGTTGTTGAAAGGGGCCGTTGCCGACGACGGTGACGTTGGCGGTTTTAGCCAGTGAATCTTGGGTCGTGGTGTTGTTTTGGCGCTGCAACTCTTCGCTGCCGATAGCCTCGGTGCGCACCGGCACTTCCAGCGTATCGCGGTCGCCGCGCGCCGCCGTGACTGAAACCTGTTCGGTAATGCTGCCGGGCGAGAGATCGAAATTGGCTTCGAGCTTGGCGCCCGCGTCATCCAGCGTGACGTTGCGCGCAGCCGTCGAGAAACCCGCCTGTTCAACCCGCAAGCGATACAAGCCAATCGCGACACCATCGAATTCGTAATGCCCGTCCTTGTCGGTGGTGGCGGTCAATTCGGTTTGCGTGGCCAGATTTTTTAACGTGACTTTGACCCCAGCGAGGGTGCCCGCTGTACGGTCGGAAATCTTGCCGGAAATTTGCCCGCCGCTTTGCGCGGTAGCATTGATTGCGCATGCCAGCAGCATTCCGGTGGTGATGAGTAGGTGTGTAAACAATGGTGCAACCTTGGTTTTCATGGCTGCTTTCCTTTCTGTGGTTGGGAACGATTCGGGACCATAGTTAAATGAAAAGCCATTTCCAAGCCACGCCTCCTGCGGGGGACAAACCTACAGGAAACGCCCTGAATGGGCACACGACAGCGGCTGGGCCGGCGAGTTGATTGTTACGCAGAGGTCGAATAGGGCAGGTCGGTTGGATAGTTAAAGTTAAGCCTAAGTCCTGTCGAGCGTATACAATTCTCACGGCCATCAATCCTTTTGCTGAAAGCGCAGGCAGCACAACTTCGGTGGGAAAGTGGTCGCCTGTCTGATTGTTTGAGCCAAACGAAACAGCGAGGCCGAGACTATAGTGAATCTCAGCGCATCCGGCAAATGGGCTGCCGGATCGTAACCAATTTATTCCCGCGTCAGCACTGGCCCGGGCGTAAGTCAAAAAACAACACAGCAGTGGCACCCGTGTCATAGCTGGCTTGCATATCCATACTTGCTGATTGGATTGCTAACTGATGTTACGCACGGCTTGAAGTATCAAGTCTATTGACAGGTTCTTCGTGCTGGAGGCACGGCAGATATTAGCCGGTGGTGGAGCGCTTCGCGTAACCACCGGCATAACGTTGCAACCCATCCCGCGCTCCGGTAGGAGCGCAGGACAAGTCCTCGTTCTTACACGCAGTTTAGTCCTGCGTCCCTTCAGGACGCGGAGCATCTGGCTCACGTTTCCGGTGGTTCCGCCAAGCTCCACCACCGGCTAATGTCCGCCGTGCCTCCGGCACAAAGAAAGCGTCAAGTTCAATCATCAATCTCTGATTGCGTAACATCAGTTGCCAATGGAAGTTATTGCACGAAAGCACGCGAGAGGCGCTTAAAACCCAGCTTGGCGCGCTGGCAATAAACAAACACGATAGGGCAATAAGTTCTTCTGACCGGCTGGCGCGCGTCTGGCATTGCATTCGGTTGACTGAATAGTGCAGCATTCAGTTCATTCCTGGCTGGAAACGGTAAGAA
This genomic interval carries:
- a CDS encoding TonB-dependent receptor gives rise to the protein MKTKVAPLFTHLLITTGMLLACAINATAQSGGQISGKISDRTAGTLAGVKVTLKNLATQTELTATTDKDGHYEFDGVAIGLYRLRVEQAGFSTAARNVTLDDAGAKLEANFDLSPGSITEQVSVTAARGDRDTLEVPVRTEAIGSEELQRQNNTTTQDSLAKTANVTVVGNGPFQQRPRLRGLDSSRILIMVDGERLNTSRVATDRAGVEIGLTDPSNLQSVEVISGSGSVLYGTDALSGTINFITNQPQPSKDKLRVSAGFNAFYSSNEEGRRGTAEWGLSGKRFAFRFSGMLERYANYHAGEAAEATAAYINRVTVFSTTPAAALVPPRGFVTQQIFGGVFADNFNAPFTRTTSEIPNSNSHGNSFNSVGRLFFTDNDVLRISWNRRRNDNIGFADFRPPIFFQTLSTPFSNLDKYGLRYQKSGITPWFTGLSINAYHQVQDRALRNDFSAYGISGPPQRGAETITRVDVLSDTRQNVKSYGYDIQTNFLIRGRDILTAGTSFFRDHSRDSRVSRTRVTLLGAALVPPAPPLFIPIGVTVADTTSFPQRVPKSNFDNYGAFVQNELDVTKRFRLIGGLRVDRFNVATLPTPGYNPVL